One genomic region from Leifsonia sp. Root1293 encodes:
- the mraZ gene encoding division/cell wall cluster transcriptional repressor MraZ has product MFLGTYAPKLDEKGRVILPAKFRDELSTGVVVTRGQEHCIYVFSAREFEDLHDKIRQAPVTSKTARDYLRVFLSGASAETPDKQNRVTIPANLRAYAGLERDLTVIGAGSRVEIWDTEAWETYLTEQEATFANTTEEVIPGLF; this is encoded by the coding sequence GTGTTCCTGGGGACCTATGCGCCGAAGCTGGACGAGAAGGGACGCGTCATCCTTCCCGCCAAGTTCCGCGACGAGCTCTCCACCGGCGTCGTCGTCACCCGTGGCCAGGAGCACTGCATCTACGTCTTCTCCGCGCGGGAGTTCGAAGACCTGCACGACAAGATCCGTCAGGCCCCTGTCACGAGCAAGACGGCCAGGGACTATCTCCGCGTCTTCCTCTCCGGTGCGAGCGCCGAGACGCCCGACAAGCAGAACCGCGTCACCATCCCGGCGAACCTGCGGGCGTACGCGGGCCTCGAGCGCGACCTCACCGTCATCGGTGCAGGCAGTCGCGTCGAGATCTGGGACACCGAAGCCTGGGAGACCTACCTCACCGAGCAGGAAGCCACCTTCGCGAACACCACCGAGGAGGTGATCCCGGGACTCTTCTAG
- a CDS encoding DUF3040 domain-containing protein — protein MPLSEQEQRLLDEMERSLYHNDADFVATVGAPRGRPNYRAIVLGVLLAVAGLAALIAGVAINLLILGIGGFVLMFVGVLVAITPSKRAPAPEELPGSASKTKKSASADRGFMDRLNDRWDHRQEGQD, from the coding sequence ATGCCGCTTTCAGAGCAAGAGCAGAGACTCCTCGATGAGATGGAGCGCAGCCTCTATCACAACGACGCTGACTTCGTGGCGACCGTGGGCGCGCCCCGTGGTCGACCCAATTACAGAGCCATCGTGCTCGGCGTTCTGCTGGCCGTCGCCGGCCTCGCAGCGCTGATCGCCGGCGTGGCCATCAACCTCCTCATCCTGGGCATCGGCGGCTTCGTCCTGATGTTCGTGGGCGTCCTCGTCGCGATCACCCCGAGCAAGCGGGCTCCCGCTCCCGAGGAGCTCCCGGGCTCAGCGTCCAAGACGAAGAAGTCAGCATCCGCCGACCGCGGATTCATGGACAGGCTCAACGATCGTTGGGACCACCGCCAGGAGGGCCAGGACTAG
- a CDS encoding peptidoglycan D,D-transpeptidase FtsI family protein, translating to MVALLALVSVFVVRLVDIQIVRADELNAASLAARSTTEDILGARGSIVDASGKVLAQSVMRYDVVISPKNAKPFEREVDGTESTVSVAQASAELGRALGMSGESVQAIITDSLKDDPESDYAYVKKMVDLATWQAVDALDIQWVYGEGHPSRTYPDGAVAGNIVGFVGDDGEALAGEEAAADKCLVGRNGSTSYQTGVDGVEIPGSTTDSVAAKNGGTLKLTIDSDLQWNVQQSLAQQAQAVGAAWGTAVVQEVKTGKLVAVADYPSVDPNNIDATDAEDRGSRAFTASYEPGSTFKALTAASAIDAGVADPLTQVVAPYRINFPNGADINDSEYHGDENLTLTGVLIESSNTGMSQIGEKLTDQQRYDYYKKFGLGTETEADFPAQDPGNLNGTPDSWDPQTKYATMFGQGLTTTAVQIASVYQTIANGGVRLPVQLVEGCTHEDGTVTGVPSTKGEQVVSPTAAKQTSDILEMVYQQGWLASVWNIPGYRVASKTGTAQMPDGNGGYSHGYLVSVSGFAPADDPQYVVSVSLADPVNMNTSGAAAPIFKQVMSQVLKKYRVVPTDTAATPLPANW from the coding sequence ATGGTCGCCCTGCTCGCCCTGGTCTCGGTCTTCGTGGTGCGCCTCGTCGACATCCAGATCGTGCGCGCCGATGAGCTGAACGCCGCATCGCTGGCAGCGCGGTCGACCACCGAGGACATCCTGGGGGCCAGAGGATCCATCGTCGACGCCTCCGGAAAGGTGCTCGCCCAGTCGGTGATGCGCTACGACGTCGTCATCTCGCCGAAGAACGCCAAGCCGTTCGAACGCGAGGTCGACGGCACGGAATCCACGGTGTCGGTCGCGCAGGCTTCGGCCGAGCTCGGGCGGGCCCTCGGCATGTCGGGCGAGAGCGTTCAGGCGATCATCACAGACTCCCTGAAGGACGACCCCGAGAGCGACTACGCCTACGTGAAGAAGATGGTCGACCTCGCCACCTGGCAGGCGGTCGACGCCCTGGACATCCAGTGGGTCTACGGAGAGGGCCACCCGAGCCGCACCTATCCCGACGGCGCCGTCGCGGGCAACATCGTCGGCTTCGTCGGCGATGACGGCGAGGCCCTCGCCGGCGAGGAGGCCGCCGCAGACAAGTGCCTGGTCGGACGGAACGGCTCGACGAGCTACCAGACCGGTGTCGATGGCGTCGAGATCCCGGGCAGCACCACCGACTCCGTCGCAGCCAAGAACGGCGGAACACTCAAGCTCACGATCGACTCCGACCTGCAGTGGAACGTTCAGCAGTCGCTCGCGCAGCAGGCACAGGCCGTCGGCGCGGCCTGGGGAACCGCCGTCGTGCAGGAGGTCAAGACCGGAAAGCTGGTCGCCGTCGCCGACTACCCGTCCGTCGATCCGAACAACATCGATGCGACCGACGCCGAGGACCGCGGTTCGCGTGCCTTCACGGCCTCCTACGAGCCCGGCTCCACCTTCAAGGCGCTGACGGCCGCATCCGCGATAGACGCAGGCGTCGCCGATCCGCTCACGCAGGTCGTCGCTCCCTACAGGATCAACTTCCCGAACGGCGCCGACATCAACGACTCCGAGTACCACGGCGACGAGAACCTGACCCTCACGGGCGTTCTCATCGAATCGTCGAACACGGGAATGTCGCAGATCGGCGAGAAGCTCACCGACCAGCAGCGCTACGACTACTACAAGAAGTTCGGTCTCGGCACCGAGACCGAGGCCGACTTCCCCGCACAGGACCCCGGGAACCTGAACGGCACACCGGACAGCTGGGACCCCCAGACCAAGTACGCCACCATGTTCGGCCAGGGCCTCACGACGACCGCCGTGCAGATCGCGAGCGTCTACCAGACCATCGCGAACGGAGGCGTCAGGCTTCCCGTGCAGCTCGTCGAGGGCTGCACCCACGAGGACGGGACCGTCACCGGTGTCCCGTCGACGAAGGGCGAGCAGGTCGTCTCCCCGACGGCTGCGAAGCAGACCAGCGACATCCTCGAGATGGTGTACCAGCAGGGCTGGCTGGCCAGTGTCTGGAACATCCCGGGCTATCGCGTAGCCTCGAAGACCGGTACGGCGCAGATGCCCGACGGCAACGGCGGATACTCGCACGGCTACCTCGTGTCGGTGTCGGGCTTCGCCCCGGCCGACGATCCGCAGTACGTGGTTTCGGTAAGCTTGGCTGATCCTGTGAACATGAACACCTCGGGAGCTGCGGCGCCGATCTTCAAGCAGGTGATGAGCCAGGTGCTCAAGAAGTACCGGGTCGTCCCGACCGACACCGCAGCCACCCCATTGCCAGCCAACTGGTGA
- the rsmH gene encoding 16S rRNA (cytosine(1402)-N(4))-methyltransferase RsmH, which produces MEINRIHTPVMLERCVELLAPAIGSPGAVLVDGTLGMAGHAEAFLQRFPELTLVGLDRDLDALGIARERLAPFGDRVKLVHTVYDGFVDALDGLGIPEVDGILFDLGVSSLQLDRVERGFSYSKDAPLDMRMDATSELTAEVVLATYSEADLRRIFHEYGEEKLSARYAKAIVAARADAPLVRSAELVKIITDVTPVAVQRQGHPAKRVFQALRIEVNQELAVLERAIPAALSTLRVGGRIAVESYQSLEDRIVKRALAAASSSTAPPGLPIELPEHRAEFTLLIRGAEQASAEEKAINPRATPVRLRAAERVRSAA; this is translated from the coding sequence ATGGAGATCAACCGCATCCACACCCCCGTCATGCTCGAGCGGTGCGTCGAACTGCTAGCTCCGGCGATCGGCTCACCCGGCGCCGTGCTCGTCGACGGCACTCTCGGCATGGCCGGCCACGCCGAGGCGTTCCTCCAGCGATTCCCGGAGCTGACGCTCGTCGGCCTGGACCGCGACCTCGACGCCCTCGGCATCGCCCGCGAGAGGCTGGCTCCCTTCGGCGACCGGGTGAAGCTCGTGCACACCGTCTACGACGGCTTCGTCGACGCACTCGACGGACTCGGCATCCCCGAGGTCGACGGCATCCTCTTCGACCTCGGCGTCTCGTCGCTGCAGCTCGATCGCGTCGAGCGCGGCTTCTCCTACTCCAAGGACGCGCCCCTCGACATGCGCATGGACGCGACCAGCGAGCTCACAGCCGAAGTCGTGCTGGCCACCTACTCCGAAGCGGACCTGCGGCGCATCTTCCACGAGTACGGCGAGGAGAAGCTCTCGGCCCGATACGCGAAGGCCATCGTCGCCGCGCGAGCGGATGCTCCGCTGGTGCGCTCGGCCGAGCTCGTGAAGATCATCACGGACGTGACCCCCGTCGCCGTGCAGAGGCAGGGGCACCCTGCCAAGCGCGTCTTCCAGGCCCTGCGCATCGAGGTGAACCAGGAGCTGGCCGTGCTCGAGCGGGCCATCCCGGCCGCGCTGTCGACCCTGCGCGTCGGTGGCCGGATCGCCGTGGAGTCGTACCAGTCCCTCGAGGACCGCATCGTCAAGCGCGCCCTGGCCGCAGCGTCGAGCTCGACGGCGCCTCCCGGCCTGCCGATCGAGCTGCCGGAGCACCGGGCCGAGTTCACGCTTCTGATCCGCGGAGCGGAACAGGCCAGCGCCGAGGAGAAGGCCATCAATCCCAGAGCCACGCCCGTGCGACTGCGCGCGGCAGAACGCGTCAGGAGCGCTGCATGA